GGTGTGTCCGCGTATGGATTTGACTGTTCGGGGCTGATGTATTCGGTCTATAAAAACCATGGCATCCTCATTCCACGCGACTCTTCCGTCCAAGCGACCCACGGGACAGCGGTGAAGCGGAAGGATTTGCAGCCAGGCGACCTGATGTTTTTCGCGCACAATAAAGGAAAGGGGAAAGTGTATCACGTCTCGATGTATATCGGGGACGGCAAAATGGTCCACGCCCCGAACTCATCGCGGAAAGTCGATATCGTGAGCATCAACTCTGGCGTGTATAAAACAAATTACGCTGGTGCGCGTAGATATTTAAAATGAATTGATTGAGAACGGCCCTTCCTTTAGCAGAAGGGCCGTTCTGCGTCCAAAGCAAGAGGTTCTGCGCTCAAAGCGAGGCACATCCGATTCACTCTCCAAGTTCTATATCTCTCCCCCAGATATTATAGTGTAACAACGCCATGGGAGGGATGCTGTGTTAATTGATGGGGTATTTGCAGGTGGCGGATTGAAGGGGTTTGCTTTGGTCGGTGCGTACCAGGCGTTGGAGGAGAAAGGGTATCGTTTCAAACGGGTGGCGGGAACGAGTGCCGGAGCGATTCTCGCATGCTTCATCGCGGCAGGGTATTCAGGCAAGGAAATTGAACAGATGATGCAAGAAGAGGATCTGCAATTATTGCTCGACCCGCGTCAGACAATCCTACCATTTCCATTCATGAAGTGGCTGCTGCTCTATTGGCGCATGGGTCTTTATCAAGGAAAAGCATTGGAAGATTGGTTTTTTGAAAAGTTGTCGGCCAAAGGGGTCTATAACTTTGCAGACCTGCCGCCCGGATCGCTCAAACTCGTCGCGTCCGATCTGACGAATGGAAAGATGATCGTGCTGCCCGATGACCTCGTCCATTATGGCATTGAGCCGGGAACTTTTTCGATAGCGCGTGCGCTACGAATGAGCTGCAATATCCCGTTCTTCTTTGAGCCCGTCCGTTTCAGGGCGCCGAGCGGGGAGACGATCGTCGTCGATGGAGGGGTTTTGAGCAATTTCCCGATGTGGATTTTCGATGATCCGAAAGGCAGAAGAGAACGGCCTTTGATCGGCATGAAACTGAGCCATCGGAAAGATCAGATGGGCGGAAGGGAAATCAGCAATGCGCTCAACTTGTTCGAAGCGTTGTTTTCAACGATGAAAAACGCACATGATGAGCGGTATATTTCCCGGAAGCACGAAAAGGATATCATTTTCATTCCGGTCGAGCAATATAGCGCAACGCAATTTAATTTAGAGGATGAACAGAAGGATGCGCTAATGGACATCGGACGGTTGCGAACAAATGAATTTCTGCGCACTTGGCCACATTCTATAGAAGGAACCCGGAAGTTCAGGATGATTGTCTAAAACGAAAACCGCCTGCACATATGTGTGCAAGCGGTTTTTCCTTATAATCTTTTGAAGCTGTGGAATTTCGATTTCCAATAGCTGTTGTTCAAGCTGACGACTTGCGATTGCTTCCCGCCTGCATGGACGAACTTGTTGTTGCCGATGTAAATGCCGACGTGGGAGATCCCTTTACGGTACGTATTTTGGAAGAATACCAAATCACCCGGTTTTGGCGTGCTCACTTTT
The genomic region above belongs to Sporosarcina sp. Marseille-Q4943 and contains:
- a CDS encoding patatin-like phospholipase family protein, with the protein product MLIDGVFAGGGLKGFALVGAYQALEEKGYRFKRVAGTSAGAILACFIAAGYSGKEIEQMMQEEDLQLLLDPRQTILPFPFMKWLLLYWRMGLYQGKALEDWFFEKLSAKGVYNFADLPPGSLKLVASDLTNGKMIVLPDDLVHYGIEPGTFSIARALRMSCNIPFFFEPVRFRAPSGETIVVDGGVLSNFPMWIFDDPKGRRERPLIGMKLSHRKDQMGGREISNALNLFEALFSTMKNAHDERYISRKHEKDIIFIPVEQYSATQFNLEDEQKDALMDIGRLRTNEFLRTWPHSIEGTRKFRMIV